The genome window CTAATTGCTTTAGttgtgtaaaataaataaacagaagCAGCTCTTGTTATTACTGCTTATTCGTGCTTGTAGAGTGGGGGAAGTTGAAGCGGCAATTGTGAACGCCGGCACTAGACGCAGCAAACTTCCGCTCTCTGAGAGCGCATAAAGTAAAGCagtgagagagggagtgagagCGAGTGTAAGAGTAGCGAAAGCAGCACACATGCAaaaacacagacagagagagcgagagacaagCAGTGCATTGAGCATAAAAGCGCTTTTTTCAGCGACAACTTTTGGCGGCCATGGAAGAACTTTTCATTCGCATGGCGTTTGTGTTTGTGAGAAAGAGCGAGATGGGatctaattttaaagctgcaCAGGAAAAGCACGACGAGCAAAAGAATTAAACTTCAATGCAGTTCTTTACAGTAAACAAAGAACTTCCGAGGCGATCGCACCGTCGAGGAGCGCGCATGAGTTTCGTGTAGTTTTTTTGGGGTAAAACTCGAAtccatacaaaacaaaacgtcGCGATTGCTGTAGTAGTATTTATTGTGCTCTTTACTATTCAATTTGAAAGCTTTCTTGTGAAGAACTTTTACAATTGCTACAcagtgtttgtgttgttgacCAAAGCTGAGCTTGCATTTCGGTGCGCCAGAGAGTCATGTTGCATTCTTACGCTCACGATCTCACtaacacaagcacacacacatactgctTGCAATACATACATGCGCATGTAACTTGTCCACTGAATAATCAACAATTGTAATTCCTGCAGCTGCAACTATTGGCTGCGCCATTTCGGAGTGAGCGAGCAACTGGTAAACGAACTTGGTGGCCTGAAGAAGCTGCGCATCTGCTGCCGACACTTCAGTCAGCGCAAGGCAATGGCCAAGACGCGCATCAAGACGACGCCGTTGCGTGGATCCAAGCACATAatcccagcaacaacaactgcaacaacaacagcagcagcagcaacatctgcTAAGCCCATGGCTGATAGCACAACGATAGAGCTGGTCGATGTAAGTGCAAGTTCACCTCGATAACGATAACATCGATAACCTTTTCTCCTTTGCAGAGTTCCAGCGGGGATTCCCAAAAGCAACAGACAATGCAGGAGAAGTCTGTGACTACCATAACACCTCTTCCACAGCGTTCACACTCCATTTGCTCGTCGTCTTCCGTCTCGAGCGATGTGCAGTCCATAAGCTCGGACTACGAGGCGAGTATGCCGCTCTCGGCACTCGTGAATGCACATGGTCAGAATGGCACTGGCAAATCCGCAAATGGAGTGGCTAAGAAGCGCAAACTGTATTTGATAACCGAGAAATCGGATGAGAAGAATGGCAACAGCGGCGTCAATGGACAAAAGCGCAAAATGTTTGTAGTCGTCGAACAGGAAAAGGATACGGCTGCCAAGAAACTGATGATTGTCACAGATAAATCCAAGGCGAATATCACAGAGCATTTGGAAAAGTTTCTGCCCGAAATACTCAGCTGCATTCAGGGCAAGGAACAGGCAcaagcaaaagccaaacatCCAGCTATCAAACAGGAACCAACACCGACTCCCATTGCTCACAAACCACACATCACGTTGCCGCCCAAGAAGAATCCCACAAACTTTATCAAAGTGGAAGGAGCACCCGGTGTTGCGCTTCCTGCCAGCGTTTCCATCTTACCCGTGGACTCCGAGCCCATCAAACCACCATCGATGTCATCGCCCTCGCCGTCGCCGCCGGAGACTGAAACCAACATAAATCTATCACCAGATTTCCGTTTCCTTATGAAGATATTGCCCAAACTGGAACAGCTGCCAGAACCGCACAAACAGCACGTGAAGCGTTCCATACAGATCTTCGTGGAGGAGAGCTACAGCCATTATGGCAAAAAAGGATTAGCcccaaaacaaagcaaacacacacacaaacacagttCACTTATCATTTTAGTATTCCTTAGACCTTAGTCTTCGTTAGTCTTTAGCTTCCCGATTAAGAAATAAGTTcttaaaaatcatttcaaatattcGTTGTTTAAGACTGATgcaaaagaaacatatttgtAAGGCACCGCAGAGTTGGTGCAACACCCTAGACATATAAGgtacaaattttatatactaCCTACTATATAGAGCCCGATCAGAGAGGAAAGGCATATACTTTTATAACGTATTTGTAGCCATAAAACACATGAAATCTGAATAGAATATACGAGAGCTTTTAAGCCAAGAACTGAATTAATCAACTGGTGTTTTatcaataaatgtaaatagaGATTTATGATGAGAATTGTTTATCAAATTATAGAACTCGTCCTGATCTAGAAAACGAGCCATTTCCGGTCCAAATTGGCAGGGAACTTCcgaagttattattattttgggtTTTATGTACTCTTTTTTATTGATCCTGGTCCTTGATATCCTTGTGAATCTTGAAAAGACTCATATATTTGTACTCTCCGCAAGTAGTATTATcgatttacatttcaaaattttaaaaatctcgcaaaaaaaattttcgaaaattttcaaaGGGGGTGGCATAGAAAAAATGTCCTGAAATCGAAAAATCGACTGTAACTCAGCCGTTTGAAGGACTAGAagaatgtcctttggcagaaaGATAGTACTTACTTAGAGTAGTAAGAATATGTAATAAAAAGGACAAAAGTCTTTACAGGAGCTGAGAAAAACAGtaatttttgtatacaaaaaataagcTCTAACTCGAAAGTCCTTGGAAGGATCTGACTAaaactagtgtcaatcgacGTTATTTAAAAAGGACTATCCACTgaccaaaggacatcccgattGTCCTTCTAGTTTCTGAGATATCAAGGATTTCTGGTTTTGACACTTTTCTCAGCGCCTTCTGACTGAAATTTTACAAGTGTCGGattcttagatgaccccatattTTTAAGATGCCAATCGAAAGAGTAAGGCTAAACGTGCCCAACAAAACATGTCCTGCCAAAATGCGCAGGGATATGGCTAAGTTATGGggatttaaaaatttaataattcg of Drosophila nasuta strain 15112-1781.00 chromosome 3, ASM2355853v1, whole genome shotgun sequence contains these proteins:
- the LOC132793570 gene encoding uncharacterized protein LOC132793570 isoform X1 → MSNLRICKAMSLHPSANIKAESQPEPSSRMCLMGCEASATELRRFPIHDVIRCNYWLRHFGVSEQLVNELGGLKKLRICCRHFSQRKAMAKTRIKTTPLRGSKHIIPATTTATTTAAAATSAKPMADSTTIELVDSSSGDSQKQQTMQEKSVTTITPLPQRSHSICSSSSVSSDVQSISSDYEASMPLSALVNAHGQNGTGKSANGVAKKRKLYLITEKSDEKNGNSGVNGQKRKMFVVVEQEKDTAAKKLMIVTDKSKANITEHLEKFLPEILSCIQGKEQAQAKAKHPAIKQEPTPTPIAHKPHITLPPKKNPTNFIKVEGAPGVALPASVSILPVDSEPIKPPSMSSPSPSPPETETNINLSPDFRFLMKILPKLEQLPEPHKQHVKRSIQIFVEESYSHYGKKGLAPKQSKHTHKHSSLIILVFLRP
- the LOC132793570 gene encoding uncharacterized protein LOC132793570 isoform X2, translating into MAKTRIKTTPLRGSKHIIPATTTATTTAAAATSAKPMADSTTIELVDSSSGDSQKQQTMQEKSVTTITPLPQRSHSICSSSSVSSDVQSISSDYEASMPLSALVNAHGQNGTGKSANGVAKKRKLYLITEKSDEKNGNSGVNGQKRKMFVVVEQEKDTAAKKLMIVTDKSKANITEHLEKFLPEILSCIQGKEQAQAKAKHPAIKQEPTPTPIAHKPHITLPPKKNPTNFIKVEGAPGVALPASVSILPVDSEPIKPPSMSSPSPSPPETETNINLSPDFRFLMKILPKLEQLPEPHKQHVKRSIQIFVEESYSHYGKKGLAPKQSKHTHKHSSLIILVFLRP